The Haloplanus salinarum genome includes a region encoding these proteins:
- a CDS encoding LTA synthase family protein, which yields MLLILDACRVDALREVAEEYDFITEVESMRSVGSTSFEWLSHTFTTEYRDEISRTAYVTGNAYSERVFGQGGETGSAAIPFGPAEYDVVAPDEFGYLEEVWRADISDEWIVGEGEQTGRHPRYITDRAISVKRSIDPEQLMVHYMYPHDPFPLAGEDLYRPFEALKSGTASREEVWNAYLDTLRLVLDSVELLLENIDADRVAITADHGEAFGEYGFYRHVIGCPIPCMRQVPWVETVATDEATYEPTAPAPESDLGVEEQLEHLGYL from the coding sequence GTGCTTCTCATCCTTGATGCCTGTCGAGTCGATGCATTACGCGAGGTTGCAGAAGAATATGATTTTATTACGGAAGTTGAATCGATGCGTTCCGTCGGAAGTACCTCTTTTGAGTGGTTAAGCCACACATTCACTACTGAATATCGAGATGAAATCAGCCGAACTGCCTATGTGACCGGAAATGCCTACTCTGAGCGAGTGTTCGGACAGGGTGGTGAAACTGGATCGGCCGCAATACCCTTTGGTCCAGCGGAGTACGACGTAGTCGCTCCCGACGAATTCGGTTATTTAGAGGAGGTATGGCGTGCCGACATATCCGATGAATGGATTGTTGGCGAGGGTGAACAGACTGGGCGGCATCCCCGATATATCACAGATCGAGCGATTTCCGTTAAACGTTCTATCGACCCGGAGCAATTGATGGTTCATTATATGTATCCACACGATCCGTTCCCATTAGCTGGAGAGGATCTCTATCGACCATTCGAGGCGCTTAAGTCCGGAACCGCCTCGCGGGAAGAAGTGTGGAATGCTTATCTTGATACGCTCCGCTTGGTTCTCGATAGCGTGGAACTGCTGTTAGAAAATATAGATGCCGACCGTGTAGCAATCACTGCGGACCATGGCGAGGCGTTCGGTGAGTATGGCTTCTATCGACATGTTATCGGCTGTCCGATACCCTGTATGCGTCAAGTACCATGGGTCGAGACAGTAGCGACCGATGAGGCAACTTACGAGCCGACGGCACCTGCTCCTGAAAGCGATCTCGGCGTTGAAGAGCAATTAGAACACTTGGGCTATCTGTAG
- a CDS encoding winged helix-turn-helix domain-containing protein, with amino-acid sequence MADSEEEDDPEIPERFTEIVIDGVPDFSEAEEMWLREDREDYEWITETDRDILLVLMRSNLTLTPAVIADNIDRSRAGVSRRLNALNAGGLVEKESRGKYKISKLGAGYILQGLPP; translated from the coding sequence ATGGCCGACAGCGAAGAAGAGGACGACCCCGAGATTCCTGAAAGATTTACTGAGATAGTCATAGATGGGGTTCCTGATTTTTCTGAAGCAGAAGAGATGTGGCTCAGGGAGGATCGAGAAGATTACGAGTGGATCACAGAGACCGATCGAGACATTTTGTTAGTCTTGATGCGGTCGAATCTCACTCTCACGCCGGCGGTGATCGCGGACAATATTGATCGGTCCCGTGCAGGGGTTTCGCGTCGTCTGAATGCATTAAACGCCGGTGGATTAGTTGAAAAAGAAAGTCGAGGAAAATATAAAATATCCAAGCTGGGTGCGGGCTATATTCTACAAGGTCTACCACCCTAA
- a CDS encoding tyrosine-type recombinase/integrase — MTDDLQPLSPPEGIEMYLEARRDELSDGTLSGQKYRLDSFLQWCKEEELENLNELDGRDLYRFRVWRREGNGDGREPITQVTLRGQLSTLRAFLRFAEEVDAVREGLRADVPLPTVSSGQNVSDTTLSPDRAGDILEYLNRYHYASRTHGILLLMWHTGARVGAIRSLDLADVDLSNDRPGIQFRHRPETDTPLKNKEKGERWNAISPNVARVLQDYIDGPREEMRDEHGRSPLFTTEYGRPSLTTFRDAVYRVTRPCWRGAECPHDRDLDNCEATDLVHASKCPSSRSPHDVRSGRVTAYRREDVPRRVVSDRLNASSDILDEHYDRRSAREKAEQRRDYLRDL, encoded by the coding sequence ATGACCGACGACCTCCAGCCGCTCTCGCCACCCGAGGGCATCGAGATGTACCTCGAAGCTCGTCGCGACGAGTTGAGTGATGGAACTCTGAGCGGTCAGAAGTACCGTCTTGATTCTTTCCTCCAATGGTGCAAGGAGGAAGAGCTAGAGAATCTGAACGAGCTTGACGGTCGCGATCTCTACCGGTTCCGTGTCTGGCGTCGAGAAGGCAACGGTGACGGTCGTGAGCCGATTACACAGGTGACCCTTCGAGGTCAGCTCTCGACGCTCCGTGCATTCCTCCGCTTCGCTGAGGAGGTCGACGCAGTTCGCGAAGGTCTTCGCGCGGACGTGCCGCTCCCGACAGTGAGTAGCGGCCAGAACGTGAGTGATACCACTCTTAGCCCCGATCGAGCGGGAGATATTCTGGAGTATCTGAATCGCTACCACTACGCAAGCCGTACACACGGGATTCTGCTCCTGATGTGGCACACCGGCGCGCGGGTTGGTGCGATTCGCTCGCTGGATCTTGCTGATGTCGATCTCAGTAACGATCGACCGGGTATTCAGTTCCGGCACCGTCCGGAGACTGACACGCCGCTGAAAAACAAGGAGAAGGGGGAACGCTGGAACGCGATCAGTCCAAACGTGGCTCGGGTTCTTCAGGACTACATCGACGGACCACGCGAAGAGATGCGCGACGAACACGGCCGTTCTCCGTTGTTTACCACCGAATACGGTCGTCCATCTCTGACCACGTTCCGAGATGCGGTGTATCGAGTCACCCGTCCCTGCTGGCGCGGGGCCGAGTGTCCGCACGATAGAGACCTGGACAACTGCGAGGCGACTGATCTGGTTCACGCGAGTAAGTGCCCCTCGTCTCGATCTCCGCACGACGTTCGGAGCGGTCGGGTGACTGCATACCGTCGCGAGGACGTTCCCCGACGAGTTGTCTCTGACCGGCTGAACGCGAGTAGCGATATCCTCGACGAACACTACGACCGTCGGAGTGCTCGTGAAAAGGCAGAGCAACGGCGCGATTACCTCAGAGACCTATGA
- a CDS encoding CBS domain-containing protein produces MPRDLYDCTAAELATRSVEHLQHDTPPSTAAEWLAENGYDAAPVYANDDPIGFIHKDDVTTDDDGDTLDDHLTPLTIGYMISGDTSFTDILSALIENPVYFLGGHNHVTGILTRADLNTAPARIYLFDRITYLEEHLRELILDKKPDWKTTPVTADELDDIEDRYEDAQAANVALAELHYAQFSTLETIVTSVEACWQACGFSTKGGADSRLHDVTDLRNDVAHTNLLVENTDSNGFLSSGRTTENLYDTLETINQVLTNLQKAGYAPETVETHRTV; encoded by the coding sequence ATGCCCCGCGATCTCTACGACTGCACCGCAGCCGAACTCGCCACTCGCTCTGTCGAGCATCTTCAACATGATACGCCACCAAGTACCGCTGCCGAGTGGCTCGCTGAGAACGGCTACGACGCCGCCCCGGTCTACGCGAACGACGACCCAATCGGATTCATCCACAAAGACGACGTCACAACCGACGACGACGGCGATACCCTCGACGACCACCTCACCCCACTGACCATCGGCTACATGATCAGCGGAGACACCTCGTTCACCGACATCCTGTCCGCACTCATTGAGAACCCAGTCTACTTTCTCGGCGGCCACAACCACGTCACCGGTATCCTCACCCGCGCCGATCTCAACACCGCCCCAGCGCGCATCTACCTCTTCGACCGCATCACCTACCTCGAAGAACACCTCCGCGAACTCATCCTCGACAAGAAACCGGACTGGAAAACCACGCCGGTCACCGCAGACGAACTTGACGACATCGAAGACCGGTACGAAGACGCACAAGCCGCCAACGTCGCGTTAGCCGAACTCCACTACGCACAATTCTCCACGCTCGAAACCATCGTCACCAGCGTCGAAGCCTGCTGGCAAGCGTGCGGCTTCTCGACGAAAGGCGGTGCAGACTCCCGACTTCACGATGTCACTGACCTACGCAACGACGTCGCCCACACCAACCTCCTCGTCGAGAACACTGACAGCAACGGGTTTCTCAGCAGCGGCCGCACCACAGAAAACCTGTATGACACCCTCGAAACCATCAACCAAGTCCTCACGAACCTGCAGAAGGCTGGATACGCCCCAGAAACAGTAGAGACACACCGCACGGTGTAA
- a CDS encoding ATP-binding protein — translation MERFVDREDELGRLRDCYASDDADMVVIFGRRRLGKTELVRESLEGRDDAVLYQATETTQQIQLDAFVDVAAESFPGIDRIEDEWESLLGYLADQDAVVVLDEFPYLIDADESLPSVIQRLWDQELRDTGVTLVLIGSSISMMEEATLLGNSPLYGRFTEKIDLRQLDFVAARTFFPESYTPEQLLLAWGVFGGTPYYLDGVELDDDLGTVVQQSLLSRQGFLHDEPEYVLRTELTEPNRYFAILKAIAAGNATSNEIAQTIGIDGKQISTYTQKLERLRLVEREVPVTEDKTKSRRGRYRILDPLFRFWFRFVYGNEDRYERLGVDAYETVIEPELADFVSREFENRCQAILPEFYPDLRFTDIGRWWYNEYEVDVVGFAADGTMVTGECKFTSAPLDYSALASLEEHTEEIRWSPDGSEVKHEYALFARNGFTQSVRDAAADRDDLRLFDLERIVDPRASH, via the coding sequence ATGGAGCGCTTCGTGGATCGGGAGGACGAACTCGGCCGGCTTCGAGATTGCTATGCGTCGGATGACGCCGACATGGTCGTGATTTTCGGGCGTCGCCGTCTTGGGAAGACCGAACTCGTCCGTGAGTCACTGGAAGGCCGCGATGACGCCGTCCTGTACCAGGCAACTGAAACAACTCAACAGATCCAACTGGATGCGTTCGTGGACGTGGCGGCAGAGTCGTTTCCAGGAATCGACCGGATCGAGGATGAGTGGGAATCACTACTCGGGTATCTCGCTGACCAAGATGCGGTCGTCGTGCTGGACGAGTTCCCATACCTGATCGATGCCGACGAGAGCCTCCCATCGGTGATCCAGCGACTGTGGGATCAGGAGTTGCGTGACACTGGCGTGACCCTCGTCCTCATCGGATCCTCGATCAGTATGATGGAGGAGGCGACGCTCCTCGGGAACAGTCCGCTGTACGGCAGGTTCACTGAGAAGATCGATCTCCGGCAGCTCGATTTTGTCGCCGCGCGCACGTTCTTCCCCGAGAGCTATACCCCCGAACAACTGCTGCTCGCGTGGGGTGTGTTTGGCGGGACCCCGTACTACTTGGACGGCGTCGAACTGGACGACGACCTCGGAACGGTCGTTCAGCAGTCGCTGCTGTCACGGCAGGGATTCCTGCACGACGAGCCGGAGTACGTGCTTCGCACCGAATTGACCGAGCCGAACCGGTACTTTGCCATTCTGAAAGCGATCGCGGCCGGGAACGCGACGTCGAACGAGATCGCGCAAACGATCGGGATCGACGGCAAGCAGATTTCGACGTACACGCAGAAACTGGAGCGGCTACGACTGGTCGAACGTGAGGTGCCGGTGACGGAGGACAAGACGAAGTCACGCCGCGGACGGTACCGGATTCTCGATCCGTTGTTCAGGTTTTGGTTCCGGTTCGTCTACGGCAACGAAGACCGGTACGAGCGGTTGGGCGTCGACGCCTACGAGACGGTCATCGAACCGGAGCTTGCGGACTTCGTGAGTCGGGAGTTCGAAAACCGCTGTCAAGCCATCCTTCCTGAGTTCTATCCCGATCTGAGGTTCACCGATATCGGCCGCTGGTGGTACAACGAGTACGAGGTGGACGTGGTTGGGTTCGCTGCAGACGGGACGATGGTGACGGGGGAGTGCAAGTTCACGTCCGCGCCGCTCGATTACAGCGCGCTCGCCTCGCTCGAAGAGCATACTGAGGAGATTCGATGGTCGCCCGATGGGAGCGAAGTCAAGCACGAGTATGCCCTGTTCGCCCGAAACGGGTTCACACAATCCGTTCGGGATGCAGCGGCCGACCGCGACGATCTGCGGTTGTTCGACCTCGAGCGGATCGTCGACCCAAGGGCGTCGCACTAG
- a CDS encoding serine/threonine protein kinase, translating into MAHLDLKPANVLFRSVADAWDVPKVADWGLSKHLLEHSKSVEGMSVAYAAPEQFDDAYGSTDDITDVYQLGAVFYELFTGRPPFEGQPFEVIDMVKNDRPTPPSEIADVPDALGNVLSNALAKAKGDRYDDIVYLRDDLQALFDDR; encoded by the coding sequence GTGGCCCATCTCGACCTGAAACCGGCGAACGTCCTGTTTCGCTCCGTCGCGGACGCGTGGGACGTGCCGAAGGTCGCCGACTGGGGACTCTCGAAACACCTGCTCGAACACTCCAAAAGCGTCGAAGGCATGTCGGTGGCGTACGCCGCTCCCGAACAGTTCGACGACGCGTACGGGTCCACCGACGACATCACCGACGTCTACCAACTCGGCGCCGTCTTCTACGAACTGTTCACGGGACGACCACCGTTCGAGGGCCAACCGTTCGAGGTGATAGATATGGTCAAAAACGACCGGCCCACGCCGCCGAGTGAGATTGCGGACGTTCCCGACGCCTTGGGCAACGTCCTGTCGAACGCGCTCGCGAAGGCGAAAGGCGACCGCTACGACGACATCGTCTACCTCCGGGACGACCTCCAAGCGCTGTTCGACGATCGGTGA
- a CDS encoding isochorismatase family protein, which produces MSKSHVGKYVRPHRDGVALFTIDTQNDFTRPGAPAEGEGTAEAVSRMRRLVEAFQGAGAPIVRVVRLYEADGSNVGQCRRAGIESGAGVVRPGGRRTGRGVEAVRGRAPGRRSTVARRVYSSD; this is translated from the coding sequence GTGAGCAAATCTCACGTGGGGAAGTACGTTCGCCCCCATCGGGACGGCGTGGCGTTGTTCACGATCGACACGCAGAACGACTTCACGCGGCCGGGCGCTCCGGCGGAGGGCGAGGGCACCGCCGAGGCGGTGTCGCGGATGCGGCGTCTCGTGGAGGCGTTCCAGGGGGCAGGAGCGCCGATCGTCCGCGTCGTGCGCCTGTACGAGGCCGACGGATCGAACGTCGGCCAGTGTCGGCGGGCGGGGATCGAATCCGGCGCGGGAGTCGTCCGGCCCGGAGGGCGCCGAACTGGCCGTGGAGTCGAAGCCGTCCGCGGACGTGCGCCTGGACGCCGATCGACCGTTGCGAGGAGAGTGTATAGTAGCGATTGA
- a CDS encoding CRISPR-associated protein Cas4, with protein sequence MIAFSALARAAYCPRQHYYAEHDEEADRPPPAARERQLLAFRYPELRAADDATLSAEPIEPSPAAYRRVLDRVAERADWAELIDPAAREVVLEGRECRGVAHKLLSGDGPPTPTFVSPGRPPEQGVWRPQRVRAVAMAKALAWEREREVPSALVEYPAHGVVRRVELTTRNKAAFRRTVRTVRGMEGPPPRIDDESKCEACEYREECGVRSRSLRSLLGLG encoded by the coding sequence GTGATCGCGTTCTCGGCGCTCGCCCGGGCGGCGTACTGTCCGCGTCAGCACTACTACGCCGAGCACGACGAGGAGGCTGATCGACCGCCCCCGGCGGCCCGCGAGCGGCAGTTGCTCGCCTTCAGGTATCCGGAACTCAGGGCGGCGGACGACGCGACGTTGTCGGCCGAACCGATCGAGCCCTCGCCGGCGGCGTACCGCCGTGTGCTGGATCGGGTGGCCGAGCGGGCGGACTGGGCGGAACTGATCGACCCCGCGGCCCGCGAGGTGGTGCTGGAGGGGCGGGAGTGTCGGGGTGTGGCACACAAGCTCCTGTCGGGGGACGGACCGCCGACGCCGACGTTCGTCTCGCCGGGGCGACCGCCGGAGCAGGGGGTGTGGCGCCCCCAGCGGGTGCGGGCGGTGGCGATGGCGAAGGCGTTGGCGTGGGAGCGCGAACGCGAGGTGCCGTCGGCGCTGGTGGAGTATCCCGCCCACGGCGTCGTCCGGCGGGTCGAGCTGACGACGCGGAACAAGGCGGCGTTCCGGCGGACGGTCCGGACGGTGCGAGGGATGGAGGGGCCGCCGCCGCGGATCGACGACGAGTCCAAATGCGAGGCCTGCGAGTACCGCGAGGAGTGTGGCGTCCGGTCGCGGTCGCTCCGGTCGTTGCTCGGCCTCGGTTGA
- a CDS encoding L-threonylcarbamoyladenylate synthase, protein MALDDAASAVRDGRAVVYPTETVYGLGADATDPDAVERVFALKDRPRDKPLSLGVPDVDAALEHTRPTDRAERFMRRFLPGPVTVVVERRPTLPDALTAGRDRVGVRVPDHDTALALLDRTPPLTATSANRSGASSVTRVADLDPRVRDGVAVVVDGGETPGTESTVVDPDRGVIHRRGAMADEIEAWLP, encoded by the coding sequence ATGGCGCTCGACGACGCCGCGTCCGCCGTCCGCGACGGCCGGGCCGTCGTCTACCCCACCGAGACGGTCTACGGCCTCGGCGCCGACGCCACCGATCCCGACGCCGTCGAACGCGTGTTCGCCCTGAAAGACCGGCCGCGGGACAAGCCGCTCTCCCTCGGCGTTCCCGACGTCGACGCGGCGCTCGAACACACCCGGCCGACCGACCGCGCCGAGCGGTTCATGCGCCGCTTTCTCCCCGGCCCCGTCACCGTCGTCGTCGAACGGCGGCCGACGCTGCCCGACGCGCTCACCGCCGGCCGCGATCGCGTCGGCGTGCGCGTCCCCGATCACGACACGGCGCTCGCGCTCCTCGACCGGACGCCGCCGCTGACCGCCACCAGCGCCAACCGCTCCGGTGCGTCGAGTGTCACCCGCGTCGCCGACCTCGATCCCCGGGTCCGCGACGGGGTGGCCGTCGTCGTCGACGGCGGCGAGACGCCCGGCACCGAGAGCACCGTCGTCGACCCCGACCGCGGCGTGATCCACCGCCGTGGCGCGATGGCCGACGAGATCGAGGCGTGGCTCCCGTAG
- a CDS encoding redoxin domain-containing protein: MVDFEVVDLPPTDHVAEGDEAPDFTRPLVNAEFWEDASLSALTADGPVCLVFHPMDGSFPATYIWNELRDRELGDHCTVVGVSISTPYAHKRLIEERDMDFDLFSDPANGVAEAYGVAHDLDGMAGVAEARPATFLIDTDRTVQYAWVAEEWPDFPPYDDLEREIRALVD; the protein is encoded by the coding sequence ATGGTCGACTTCGAGGTCGTCGACCTCCCCCCGACCGACCACGTCGCCGAGGGCGACGAGGCGCCCGACTTCACCCGCCCCCTCGTCAACGCCGAGTTCTGGGAGGACGCCAGCCTCTCCGCGCTGACCGCCGACGGTCCCGTCTGTCTCGTCTTCCACCCGATGGACGGCTCCTTCCCCGCGACGTACATCTGGAACGAACTCCGGGACCGCGAACTCGGCGACCACTGCACCGTCGTCGGCGTCTCCATCTCGACGCCGTACGCCCACAAGCGACTCATCGAGGAGCGGGACATGGATTTCGACCTGTTCTCCGACCCCGCGAACGGCGTCGCCGAGGCCTACGGCGTCGCCCACGACCTCGACGGGATGGCCGGCGTCGCCGAGGCCCGTCCCGCCACCTTCCTGATCGATACGGACCGCACCGTCCAGTACGCGTGGGTCGCCGAGGAGTGGCCGGACTTCCCGCCGTACGACGACCTCGAACGCGAGATCCGCGCGCTCGTCGACTGA
- a CDS encoding glutathione S-transferase N-terminal domain-containing protein: MSDEDPPITLYRLQACPYCERVVRTLQALDLEYTSRFVEPMHSERDVVKRVAGSRPVPAIVDERTGVTMSESANVVDYLESTYGDGLVDATGGAD, encoded by the coding sequence ATGTCCGACGAGGACCCCCCGATCACCCTGTATCGCCTGCAGGCGTGTCCGTACTGCGAGCGTGTCGTCCGGACGCTCCAGGCTCTCGACCTCGAGTACACGTCGCGGTTCGTCGAACCCATGCACTCCGAACGCGACGTCGTCAAGCGGGTCGCGGGGTCGCGTCCCGTCCCCGCCATCGTCGACGAGCGAACCGGCGTGACGATGTCCGAATCCGCCAACGTCGTCGACTACCTCGAATCGACGTACGGCGATGGACTCGTCGACGCCACGGGGGGTGCCGACTGA
- a CDS encoding hemolysin family protein, whose protein sequence is MGLSPTASAAGVGHPAQITDVVPVTDTTVTIGGSIAILVLIGLSAFFSSSEIAMFSLARHRVEALVEDGVPEARAVQELKSDPHRLLITILVGNNIVNIAMSSIATGLFAIYLSQGQAVLAATFGITTLVLLFGESAPKSYAVENTESWALRIARPLKYSELVLMPLVIVFDYLTRVINRVTGGRSAIETTYVTRDEIQNMIQTGEREGVIEEEEREMLQRIFRFNRTIAKEVMTPRLDMTAVPKDADIDEAIETCVQSDHERIPVYEGNLDNIIGVVTLRDLIREKHYGEGDGDLIDVVQPTLHVPESKNVDELLEEIQENRMRMVIVIDEFGTTEGLITLEDMVEEIVGDILEGDEEEPFEFVDDDVVIVRGEVNIDEVNEVLGLDLPEGEEFETLAGFIFNRAGRLVEEGETIDYDGITIRIEQVDNTRIMSARITIHDEEDDEGTAEETEAEVEG, encoded by the coding sequence ATGGGTTTGTCGCCGACAGCGAGCGCCGCGGGAGTCGGACATCCGGCACAGATCACCGACGTCGTGCCAGTGACCGATACGACCGTCACCATCGGCGGATCGATCGCGATCCTCGTGTTGATCGGTCTGTCGGCGTTTTTCTCCTCCTCGGAGATCGCCATGTTCTCGCTCGCCCGGCATCGGGTCGAGGCACTCGTCGAGGACGGCGTCCCCGAAGCCAGGGCGGTACAGGAGCTGAAATCCGACCCCCACCGACTGCTGATCACGATCCTCGTCGGCAACAACATCGTCAACATCGCCATGTCCTCCATCGCCACGGGGCTCTTTGCCATCTACCTCTCCCAGGGGCAGGCGGTGCTCGCCGCGACCTTCGGGATCACGACGCTCGTCCTCCTGTTCGGGGAGAGCGCGCCGAAGTCCTACGCGGTCGAGAACACCGAGTCGTGGGCGCTGCGGATCGCCCGGCCGCTCAAGTATTCGGAGTTGGTCCTCATGCCGCTGGTGATCGTCTTCGATTACCTGACCCGGGTCATCAACCGCGTGACTGGGGGACGGTCGGCCATCGAGACGACCTACGTCACCCGCGACGAGATCCAGAACATGATCCAGACCGGGGAGCGCGAGGGTGTCATCGAGGAGGAGGAACGCGAGATGCTCCAGCGCATCTTCCGGTTCAACCGCACCATCGCCAAGGAGGTGATGACGCCGCGACTGGACATGACCGCGGTCCCGAAGGACGCCGACATCGACGAGGCCATCGAGACCTGCGTCCAGAGCGACCACGAACGCATCCCGGTCTACGAGGGGAACCTCGACAACATCATCGGCGTCGTCACCCTGCGTGACCTCATCCGGGAGAAACATTACGGCGAGGGGGACGGCGACCTGATCGACGTGGTCCAGCCGACCCTCCACGTCCCCGAGTCGAAGAACGTCGACGAACTCCTGGAGGAGATCCAGGAGAACCGGATGCGGATGGTGATCGTCATCGACGAGTTCGGCACCACGGAGGGGTTGATCACGCTGGAGGACATGGTCGAGGAGATCGTCGGCGACATCCTCGAGGGCGACGAGGAGGAGCCCTTCGAGTTCGTCGACGACGACGTGGTGATCGTCCGCGGCGAGGTCAACATCGACGAGGTGAACGAGGTGCTGGGTCTCGATCTGCCGGAGGGCGAGGAGTTCGAGACGCTCGCGGGCTTCATCTTCAACCGCGCCGGGCGTCTGGTCGAGGAGGGCGAGACCATCGACTACGACGGGATCACGATCCGGATCGAGCAGGTGGACAACACCCGGATCATGAGCGCGCGAATCACGATCCACGACGAGGAAGACGACGAGGGGACCGCCGAGGAGACCGAGGCGGAGGTCGAGGGATAG
- a CDS encoding inorganic phosphate transporter — MVATGTLLTFVVAALASLFMAWAIGAGSSGSTPFAAAVGANAISVMRAGFVVGLLGFAGAVLQGANVTQAVGTELIGGVSLTATAAIVGLLTAAILVAIGVFTGYPIATAFTVTGAVVGVGLALGGDPAWAKYRQITTLWVLTPFVGGGIAYGTARLLRSPSVPERYVIAPLGGLVGALVATIEFALLGPSGGAGSIAGTLGTGVPGGTPAVALACALLVTAVLFRGLVTDPEATQRRFLLTLGGLVAFSAGGSQVGLAIGPLVPLLDDLAIPLPAVLAGGGFGLLLGSWTGAPRMIKALAQDYSSLGPRRSIAALIPSFAIAQAAVAFGIPVSFNEIVVSAIIGSGYAAGGSGVSRRKMLYTVLAWIGSLVLALVVAFAAFTLIDAL, encoded by the coding sequence ATGGTCGCTACCGGAACGCTGCTGACGTTCGTGGTCGCCGCACTGGCGAGTCTCTTCATGGCGTGGGCGATCGGCGCCGGCTCCTCGGGGTCGACGCCGTTCGCCGCCGCGGTGGGTGCGAACGCCATCTCGGTGATGCGGGCCGGGTTCGTCGTCGGGTTACTCGGCTTCGCCGGCGCCGTCCTCCAGGGGGCGAACGTCACCCAGGCGGTCGGCACCGAGTTGATCGGCGGCGTCTCGCTGACCGCCACCGCCGCCATCGTCGGCCTGCTCACCGCGGCCATCCTCGTCGCCATCGGCGTCTTCACCGGCTACCCCATCGCCACCGCCTTCACCGTCACCGGCGCCGTCGTCGGCGTCGGCCTCGCCCTCGGCGGCGACCCCGCGTGGGCGAAGTACCGACAGATCACGACGCTGTGGGTGCTCACGCCCTTCGTCGGCGGCGGCATCGCCTACGGCACCGCGCGACTCCTCCGCTCGCCCTCCGTCCCCGAACGGTACGTCATCGCCCCCCTCGGCGGCCTCGTCGGCGCCCTCGTGGCCACCATCGAGTTCGCCCTGCTCGGCCCGTCCGGCGGGGCCGGCTCCATCGCGGGCACCCTCGGGACGGGCGTCCCCGGCGGCACGCCCGCCGTCGCTCTCGCCTGTGCGCTCCTCGTGACCGCCGTTCTCTTCCGGGGACTGGTCACCGATCCCGAGGCGACCCAGCGGCGGTTCCTGCTCACGCTCGGCGGCCTGGTCGCCTTCTCGGCCGGCGGGAGCCAGGTCGGCCTCGCCATCGGCCCCCTCGTCCCGCTGCTCGACGACCTGGCGATCCCCCTGCCGGCGGTGCTCGCGGGCGGCGGGTTCGGCCTCCTGCTCGGCTCGTGGACCGGCGCCCCGCGCATGATCAAGGCGCTCGCACAGGACTACTCCTCGCTCGGCCCGCGGCGGTCCATCGCGGCGCTCATCCCCTCTTTCGCCATCGCACAGGCGGCCGTCGCCTTCGGCATCCCCGTCTCGTTCAACGAGATCGTCGTCTCGGCGATCATCGGGTCCGGCTACGCCGCCGGCGGCAGCGGCGTCAGCCGCCGCAAGATGCTCTATACGGTGCTCGCGTGGATCGGGTCGCTCGTCCTCGCGCTGGTCGTCGCCTTCGCCGCCTTCACCCTCATCGACGCGCTCTGA
- a CDS encoding metallophosphoesterase, whose protein sequence is MLVVCSDTHGADDPHLTGRTREAVDAADLVIHAGDFTTPAVLDAFRAAADRLVAVHGNADVEAVSARLPAAASTTYAGVPVAVTHTERGGATGLSLFGRERGAALVVSGHTHRPTVVDADDGGPTLLNPGSHADPRGNRPGHAELWGVDDDLPAVVRDVDRPASGLVGVVRTPDGDVIERIRVPLRD, encoded by the coding sequence ATGCTCGTCGTCTGTTCCGACACTCACGGCGCCGACGACCCCCACCTGACCGGGCGGACGCGCGAGGCCGTCGACGCCGCCGACCTCGTGATCCACGCCGGCGACTTCACGACGCCGGCCGTCCTCGACGCATTCCGCGCGGCCGCCGACCGGTTGGTCGCCGTCCACGGCAACGCCGACGTCGAGGCCGTCAGCGCACGACTGCCGGCGGCCGCCTCGACGACCTATGCCGGCGTTCCGGTCGCAGTCACCCACACCGAACGCGGCGGCGCGACCGGGCTCTCGCTGTTCGGGCGGGAGCGCGGCGCCGCACTCGTCGTCTCGGGACACACCCACCGGCCGACGGTCGTCGACGCCGACGACGGCGGGCCGACCCTCCTCAACCCGGGGAGCCACGCCGACCCCCGCGGGAACCGCCCCGGCCACGCCGAACTCTGGGGCGTCGACGACGACCTCCCGGCGGTGGTTCGGGACGTCGACCGTCCGGCGTCGGGACTCGTCGGCGTCGTCCGGACGCCCGACGGCGACGTGATCGAACGGATCCGGGTGCCGCTGCGGGACTGA